From one Liolophura sinensis isolate JHLJ2023 chromosome 10, CUHK_Ljap_v2, whole genome shotgun sequence genomic stretch:
- the LOC135476837 gene encoding uncharacterized protein LOC135476837 isoform X1, producing MKRAVTMANVRKALRFSLKGRDYDFLESKENDYFSTPKFLRRQSDKFEMPESERKVLQSKAANAMNSRRSLRLTRSTSVTTSFRDAMGTLKQKIRKSTRRRMRLKTVADSPMTPASLRRSSRIAGMNSPLPKARSEVKLYSPFEIDTPSPKCYSQSASHLQIRQEQYETPGRIRHEVEALTQNMQALATLTPQTLRSRSSSRNIITMRTSTAHVNVAAPTFRPHKSPSPVLLTNGSLRPDVQARRRLQAQTPIFV from the exons ATGAAGAGAGCAGTAACCATGGCTAACGTAAGGAAGGCGTTGCGTTTCAGTCTGAAGGGAAGAGACTACGATTTCCTGGAATCTAAAGAGAACGACTACTTCAGCACCCCGAAGTTTTTGAGAAGACAATCGGACAAATTTGAAATGCCGGAGTCTGAGAGAAAAGTGTTGCAGTCAAAAGCCGCTAACGCCATGAATTCCAGACGAAGTCTGCGCCTCACCCGTAGTACCAGCGTAACAACGTCCTTCAGAGATGCAATGGGCACTCTAAAGCAG AAAATCCGCAAGTCGACTCGCCGCAGGATGAGATTGAAGACGGTTGCAGACTCTCCCATGACCCCAGCGTCCTTGAGACGTTCCAGCCGCATCGCGGGGATGAACAGTCCCCTCCCCAAGGCCCGCAGTGAAGTTAAGCTCTACTCCCCATTTGAGATAGACACGCCTTCCCCTAAGTGCTATTCTCAGTCCGCAAGCCATCTACAGATCAG ACAGGAGCAGTACGAGACCCCAGGAAGGATACGCCATGAGGTAGAGGCCTTGACCCAGAACATGCAGGCCTTAGCAACCTTGACCCCCCAAACTCTGAGGTCACGCTCATCGTCCCGCAACATCATTACCATGAGGACCTCCACAGCACACGTCAATGTCGCAGCCCCCACCTT CAGACCACACAAGAGCCCTTCCCCCGTCCTGCTGACCAATGGAAGCCTTCGGCCTGACGTGCAGGCCCGGAGAAGGCTTCAAGCGCAGACACCCATCTTTGTCTAA
- the LOC135476837 gene encoding uncharacterized protein LOC135476837 isoform X2 produces the protein MKRAVTMANVRKALRFSLKGRDYDFLESKENDYFSTPKFLRRQSDKFEMPESERKVLQSKAANAMNSRRSLRLTRSTSVTTSFRDAMGTLKQKIRKSTRRRMRLKTVADSPMTPASLRRSSRIAGMNSPLPKARSEVKLYSPFEIDTPSPKCYSQSASHLQIRQEQYETPGRIRHEVEALTQNMQALATLTPQTLRSRSSSRNIITMRTSTAHVNVAAPTLPHKSPSPVLLTNGSLRPDVQARRRLQAQTPIFV, from the exons ATGAAGAGAGCAGTAACCATGGCTAACGTAAGGAAGGCGTTGCGTTTCAGTCTGAAGGGAAGAGACTACGATTTCCTGGAATCTAAAGAGAACGACTACTTCAGCACCCCGAAGTTTTTGAGAAGACAATCGGACAAATTTGAAATGCCGGAGTCTGAGAGAAAAGTGTTGCAGTCAAAAGCCGCTAACGCCATGAATTCCAGACGAAGTCTGCGCCTCACCCGTAGTACCAGCGTAACAACGTCCTTCAGAGATGCAATGGGCACTCTAAAGCAG AAAATCCGCAAGTCGACTCGCCGCAGGATGAGATTGAAGACGGTTGCAGACTCTCCCATGACCCCAGCGTCCTTGAGACGTTCCAGCCGCATCGCGGGGATGAACAGTCCCCTCCCCAAGGCCCGCAGTGAAGTTAAGCTCTACTCCCCATTTGAGATAGACACGCCTTCCCCTAAGTGCTATTCTCAGTCCGCAAGCCATCTACAGATCAG ACAGGAGCAGTACGAGACCCCAGGAAGGATACGCCATGAGGTAGAGGCCTTGACCCAGAACATGCAGGCCTTAGCAACCTTGACCCCCCAAACTCTGAGGTCACGCTCATCGTCCCGCAACATCATTACCATGAGGACCTCCACAGCACACGTCAATGTCGCAGCCCCCACCTT ACCACACAAGAGCCCTTCCCCCGTCCTGCTGACCAATGGAAGCCTTCGGCCTGACGTGCAGGCCCGGAGAAGGCTTCAAGCGCAGACACCCATCTTTGTCTAA